ATGTCCTCGATCTGCTTTTCCGTCACCCGCGCCCAGGCGAAGTTGACGTCTTTCGGGTCGACCGGCTGCAGGAACGTGTTGGCCGATTTGAGGACTTCCCCCACGAGCGACATCGGGATGTGGCCGGTCGAGGCCAGGTCGAAAAGGCTCATCACCTTGACCTTGACCACGGCTCCGGAAGGCAGTTCGACGGTCTTGATCTGCTGGTTCTTCCGGGTCCACTCCGCCGCCGTGGTGATTCTCTCTTTCTTCTGTCTCAAGTCATCCTCCTGTTGAGGTTGCGCTCAGGCCGTGGTTACGCGGCGCTCACGTCGCCCAGGACGAACAGCTGCTTGCCGGCCGCCTTGGTCGTGTCCATCATGCCGTGGAACTCCACCGGCACGACCTTGATGTCGTCCAGGCTGTAGGTTTTGCTGAACTGCGGGCGCGGGAATGCCTTGTATACGGTGATCTTCTCGTTGGCATCGTCCGACAGCGTCCCGGCTCCATCCGCGCAGGGAGTAAGCACCAGCTCGCCCGCCGCGTCGAAGGACACCTGCTTGCCGCCGAACTCGACCTTGATTTTCTGGCCGTCCACCGTCTTGGTGCCGGTCGGGAACAGATCGGCCAGTTTGGACAGCGCGGCCTCGGCCATCGGCACCGTGACCACGATCCGCTCGCTCTGGACTTTGTTGTCCACCAGAAGAGGACTCTGGTCGACCTCGATGTCCTTCCAGTTCGTCGCGTAATCCACCTTGACCCCGCCCTTGGTGAAGCCGAGGTCCACCCCCTTGAAAGTGACCTGGCAGGGGCCGTACTCGAAGTTCAAACGATCTCCTTGCATCTGAGACATCTCAGGCTCCTTTCTTTCCGAAGAGTTTCGCCGCGATCATTCCAACGACCGCGTCTGTCGATTTGTCCAAGCCCGTCCGCATGAATGGCCGGGCCTTGATTCTCGTGAATCCTTCCTCGTCCTCGGTGCCGTACTCGAGGAAGATCGGGTAGGGTGCTCCCTTGTTCTCCTTGCCCTTCTCCTTTCGCCTGGTGCGCGCCTCGCTCACCACGGCGGTTTCAATGTAGCCCTCACCTTTGCCGACATATTTGCTGGCCTGGGTCTTCTCCAGAAGCTGGCCGCTGTGCTGCTCGACGAGCTTCGGTATCTCGGCCCGGATGTTCTCGGCGGTGAGTTCAGCCGCATCCAGCATCACGTCCTGGAACTCCGGCGAATCGCCGATCAGGCTCATCTCCACCAGTTCGGCCAGGAGGCCCTCGACTCCCTCGATGTCCAGCCCGATCTCGTCAGCCATCGTCAGCCTCGCCGCAGGTCCATCTCGTAGGTGCAGATGTAGCGCACCAGGTCGTTGTTCTCCGAGTCGAGGGGTATCGGCCCGCTCGACCGCTGGCAGCCCAGGCAGAAGACTTCCGCGTTGAGCGCCTTCCGGCAAAGCCCATCCAGCAGAGTGTCCAGGTTCTGCATCAGCCGCAGGGCATCCGGCCAGTGCTCATGCCGGGCCCACACGTCCACCGAGGCAAGGTCGCGGTCAGGCAGGTCGGCGTCACCGTTACCACCCACGCGCGCGATCATCACGGCCACCGGCTTGCACCCCTGCGGAAACCGCCCTCGATACACCGGGACTTCGGCGTTGCCATGCCCCACGACCCGCACCATGTTCTGGAGCAGGTAGTCGGAGAGAGCGGTTTCCACGTCAAGGATCATGGCTGCCTCACGAGGTCTTCTTGTACACGATGACGAAGGTCAGGCCCTTCACCGTGGGCGCCGTGCCGTTGCAGACGTACTCGGCCTGCAGCTGGCCGGTCGAGGTGATTGCCGCGTACTTCTCGTTCACCTCGCCCATGTCGTAGAGCATACCCTTCACCATGTCCTGGCCGCCGCCGTTCGGCCCGTTCACGAAGCCGTCCACGATGACGTTGCCGCTGCCGTCCTTCACCAGCACCTGAGTGAAGTCGGTGTCGCTGTCGGCGGCCACGGTCTCGGTCTGGCCGAAGAAGACCTTCTTCACCTCGATGTCGCAGTGCGGTTGCAGGAGCGGACTCTTCTTCGCCCCGCCGTCCGCGTCGGCGATGTCGCCCACGTTGAGCACGGCGTAGTGGTACTGGTCTGGCGCGGACCCGCTGATCTTACCGTCCACGTCCACGTTGAAGGTCTCTTTGCCGCGGTACCGGACACTCAGGTGATCGCGCTTCTCGTGGTCGGACTCGATCAGGCCGTCCGTCCCGGCGTCTCCGGCGATGAAGCGGAAGACGTTGTCCTCGGGGTCACCGCTGGCCGGCCTGGGCTGGTCGATCTCGAAGGTGATCGAGACCACCACGCCGGAGAGGGCCACCCCGTTGCCTGTCTTGGTGAGCTTCAGGTACAGACTCTGCCCGGCGGCCAGCTTCTTGAGCGTGGCGTCCAGGCCGGAGAAGTCGCGCGGGACGTGCTTGCTGAAGCCCTGGGTGGCCGTGCTCAGCGTGGCGACCGGCGTCGAGGACTGCGAGTTGTAGACCCCGATGGTCTGATAGTGCGAGGCGTTGGCCGCGACCGTTGTATCCGTTCCGACGGATATGTTGGTGATCGTCAGGTCGTGCAGCCCACGCAGCAGCGGCAGACTGAGAAGATCGCTGTCGGCGGCCAGATCGCCCAGGGGGACCGGGACGTAACGCTTCGCCCAGCCGGACACGGTCCGGATGAAGCCGTCCCTTGTCAGGGCGATCTTCTCTTCTCCGTTCCGGTAGTGAGCGAAAACGTCACGGTCGTTGTGCACGTCGATCACGGCGGCCGGGTCGTTCCCCAGGAAGTTTTCGAATTTCAGTGCAGGCATCTCTTTCTACCTCCTTGACCTTTCAGGCCGATGTCACTCGGCGTGCTGGTACTCGATCTCGAACGTCAGGCCGGACAGAGCCAAGCCCCCCGCCGTCTTGGTGAAGGCGGCGTAGAGATAATCCCCGGCGGCGAGCGTGGCGTTGGTGATCGCGCCCATGTCCGTCCAGATGTTTTGCGCCAGGCCGGGATTCTCGGCCGGAGTCTGATACTCGGCCACCGTCGCCCCGTCCGAACCGCGCTTGACCGTGATGGTCTGACGGTTGGTCGTGCCGTCCGCCGTGGCCGTGTCCACCGCCAGCTTGATCCCGGTGATGGTCACGCCCTTGACGAACTTGTTCAGGAACGGCTCGATCAGGTCCGAGTCAGCCACCACGTCGCCGTAGGGGACCGGCACTTTCCGCTTGGCGTCGCCGCCGCCGGGGTCCGGCAGGCCGTTCTTGTCCACCGAGAAGACTTCCGCGCCGCCTTTCTTGAAGACGATGAAGTCACGGTCGGCACCGGCACCGGCCCCCTGGTCGGAGCGGATCACCGGCCCGGACCCCACCGGCGCGACAAGTTTCAGGTTCGATACGTTCATCCCTTCCTCTCCTTTCGCTTCTTCGATTTCTCGGACTGGACTCGCTTCTCGCGGTCCAGCCGGGCAGCCTCGGCCGCCACCAGAGGATTGGCGCGAGCTTCCGCCTCATCGCGTCCGGTCAGCCTTCCGGCAGCCAGGGCTTCAGCTGATCGTAACCGGCTCTTCATCGTAGGGTCTCCTTCTCACGGCTTGAATCCGATAGTAGGCCGTTCGGCCTGTCAGGAAGTCCGTCAACGGCTCATACGCGATGATCTCGTATTCGTACCCCTGGTAGATCAGCCGGTCCTCGATTGGCACATCCTCGTGCATCCAGAACTCACCATCGATGATCACTTCCTTGCCAGTCTGGTCTTTTACCACTCGGCCAGCGGACGGGACAAACACACAGGGCAGGGCCGGAAGCTGCATTTCGAACGAATATTCGCCGTGAGCATTCGGCATCTCAGACCGGCGAAGCCGGATACAGTTGAACACCATCAAGCTTTCCAGCATCAAATCCCCCGCGGCGTGGGTATCAGAGACAGATAGAACGGAATGCCGGTGCCGTACTCGATATCCACTCCACCTTGCCCGCCGAAGTTGACTGTCTTGACCATCATCGGATTACGAGCCAGATACAGAGCTATTGTCGCCTCGACCATGCGTATCAGACCGCACGCCTCATGCTCGGAGTCGTATCCGTATTTGTAGGCGCACTCGATGTTGTCCTGGCCTTTCGGCAGGCCGTTGAACACCATCACTCGGCCGATGTCCTTCGACACTTGGAAGTCCTCTCCCTCTGTCTGAGCAACCCCGTCGATCATCAGCGATGTGATCTCGATCACCGGAAAGCGGATGAAAAACGAATCCGACTCTCCGTCGCCGGAAAGCCTATCCGTGCGGACGGTCTCTTCCCAGCGGAACTCGCTGTGATTGTCGATCATCGACCTGGCCGCATTGAGGTTTTCTTGACTTACTTCAATGCCGCCGAGCAGAGTCTTTGCCGATTCGAGAGAGTTGTAGGACACGGCATCCTATCCTTTTTTTTTGCCTGGCGCTTTGCCGGTCTGCCTGGCCGCGTTTTCCGGCGCCACCAATGCGACAGTCTCGACCTTCTCGGCATGGCCGCCGTCGATCAGCGTCTTGGCCGTCGCCGGGTCGACTTCGACCATCTTGCCGGCAGGGCAGTTATAACGAGGGCCCGCCAGTGTAGTTCTCATCCGAATCAACACGATGCCTCCTATCTGACAAGCAGGCGGACTTTCACTTTCTTCTTGGCTCCTGCGTTTTTCACCAGTAGGCGAAGAGTAGAATTCCGCACTGCTCCGAGATTCGCTTCCGTTCCGAAGTTGACCGCGGAACTATCGAGGTCCGCACCCTGTCCCATCAGGACATCGTAACCGCGTTCATCGAGTACCTGCACATCGAAGCTGTCCGGCGGCGGAGTACTCGCGTTGGCAGTCGGGTCGACATGCAGGCTCACCACTCGCCCGATGAATCTGTTGCTCGTGGTGTCGTAGGCCGTGCCACCCGCCGAGGTCCAGGCGTCGAACTCCACTTCTTGAGTGGAAGTGCTGGTGATCTCGAATTTCACCACCGTGCCATTCGTGCTCTGCGCGGGCAAAGGAAGCGGCAGCGCCGACAACACCGCCAGAACCAGAACGAGCAAGACCGTTCGCCTCATGATGCCTTCCTTTCGATAGGGGCGGGGTTATTCGCCCCGCCCCCTGTTCATGGTCAGGCTTCATCCGGGCTGACGAGCATGTCCGCGTTCATCGCGCCGTGAGCGGGCGGAACGACCTTGCCGCTGTACTGGATCGCCACGACAGCACCGATCACGGCGTTGGACACGCCAATGTCGATGCTGGCCCGCAAGTACCTTTTCTGCGGCTTGTAGACATCCAGCACAAGACCGGTCTGCCCGGTGGCCGCAGCCTCGGCCGCCGAAATCGTGTGCGGAGTGGAGCCGGAAAGCTCCTTCATGCCGGTCCCGCTGTTCACGTCGTTCTGATCCGCAGACAGCTTCAGCGTACCGTTCTCGATCAGGGTGTCGAACAGAGCGATGAACATCACTCCCTCGAAGCCCTGCATGTCGATGATCGCGCTGTCTCGGGTGGTCTGGCCCGCGGCGTAGTAGCCGAGGACTTGGGTTACTTTCGTGTTCTTCGAGAGGTTCATCTGTTTATCCTCCAAGATGGAGTTGTAGATTCATGTCAGAAGCGAGTTATGGCCGCCGTCAGGAGGCCAGCTTGACCCGAACGAAGGCTTCCGACAGGACCGGCATACCGTCGGTTTCGCCCCGTCCAATCAGGCCGGTCTGGTTGGTGGTTGCGTACAGCTCCACCAGGCGCTGAACCTCCATGTCCAGAGCATCGGCGATCCAGTAGAACGACCAGTCGGAGAGCAGCCCGACATACTGGCCGCTCGTGAAGGTGTTCGGCATGTACTCGCTGATGTCCATCGGCAGATTCAACAGACGGTCCGGCTGGCCCACCACGGTGGAAGGCTGCCACTGATAGCGGTCCTCCTTGTCCTTGATCTTGTCGATCTGCTTCAGAGCATCGCGGTGGAAAGTCCAGCGGGCCTTCGCCCAATACTGGCTCTTCAGCGCGTACTTGGCCTCCTTCAGCCCGTCGAAAGTGATCGCCGTCTGTTCGTTGTCGGTCGAGACGTCGCGGCTCGTCGGAATACCGAGAGGCGAGGCGACCATCACGCCCAGCGGCTCGTTCGTGCCGGAACCGTTGAAGAAGGCGTTTTCCTGGACCGTCGAGAACTTGTACTTCAGCCGGTCGATCACCAAGCCCTCGACGTTGAAGAAGGACGCCCTGAGCAGCTTGTTGCTGATCTTGACCAGCCGGGCCAGCGGATGTGGATGCAGTTCGCGCTTGCCGAAGGACAGTCCGTTGTCCTCGTTGCCGGTCTTGAGTTCACTGGTCCAGGTGGGATCGCCCATGTCGGTTTCGAGCACCGGCACACCCAGGCTCTCGGCTTTCGGGACTGTGTACTTGGTCGCGTACCGGCGCACGAAGACCTCATTGTCCACGGCCTTGATCAGGTTCTGGATCATCTGCTGCGGCATGACCAGGAACCCGCCGAACACGTCGGCGTCCATCTGCAGCGCGCGCTTCTCCGCATCGGATACCGGCTCGCCCAGCACCATCCGGGCAAAGATGTCCGACTGCATTTCGACGAACTCGGCCGGAAGCACCTCTCCGCGCGACACAACAGCATGCACGGCGGCCAAGGTGCGAAGCTCCGTCTCGCCGGAGTTGAATCGGCGGATCGCCTCGGACACTCGCTGCTGCCTCGTGCGGTTCTGTAGAGTGCCGTTGTTGCCCGGATCAGGGCCGGGGGGAGTCGCGCCGACAGGAGTGTGCATTTCGCCCTCGAGCTTTCCGAGCCGCTGCTCAAGCTCGATTTCCGTGGTGAGAACAGCGATGCGAGCCTCGATCTTGTTGATCTCGGCCTGATCGTCCGCGGTCAGATCCCGCTTCTCGGCATCGGCCTTGTCCACCAGTTCACGCATCCGCGCAACGATCCTGGCGCGCTCCTCGCGCAGCCTTCTTTCTCTCTCGTTCATGGCTCTTTCCTTTCTCAGAAGTTGTTGAGTTCATGGCACCGGACTTTTGTACGCCAGACGTTGGACAGCCGACCCTTCGACTGTTCTCCGTCCGGACCGCCCCCGCTCTCCTGAGCGGTTCGCTCGGCCTTGTACTGTTCCAGTGACCGCAAGGCTACAGTAGTATCGGGATAGGCGGGGACCGCCACCGGACCCACTTCGATCAAGTCGACCTCAATCAGAGTGCGCTCGGCGATCTGGTTGCCGCCCTTGTCAGGCTCCTTCCATGCCTGAGCGACTACACGAAACTGAAAGCTCTGCCCGGTGATGTCTCCGCGCTCGATGGACACGGCCAGATCGCGCGCCCATTGCGTGTCGGGAAGCTCGGCCTCCATGAATAAACCCTCGACATCCTCGAGCAGACTGAGCGTCCCGGCGGACATTCTCCCGATGACGAAGTTGGGATCGTGGTTGAAAAAGCTCCGCACATCATTCGCCTTGAGAGAATTGGCGAAAGCTCCGGGCTGAATCTTCTCGCGATACCAGCCACCCAGGGTTTCGCTCCAGGCGTTGAACTTCGCTGCGTATCCACGAACGACTCGTTTCCCTGTGTCGTTCTGCCGAATCTCAAGCTGCAGGGGTATCTCACGGCGTTCGATCTGATTCTTTTCCTCGTTCGGCTTCGGCATGATCACCTCTTTTCAGTGGCGACAAAAAAGGACGGCATGCGCAGAGGTGTGGCTCCACACAGCCGTCCTTTTTGTCTTCGCCCGGGTTGATCAGACCCTGGCGCTTTCAATTTTCTGAAGCTTCTACCGGCTCGCCGCCGTAATGCAATCACAGCCCTGGTGTAGCTGCGGATGAGTCTTCGGCCCGCTTATAACCAGCTTGCCCTCGCCAGCGTCCAGAGATTCCCCCTCCTTCAGGTAATAGCCGCCCCGCTCAATCACCCGCCCGTCCATCTGCTTGCAGTAGGGGCATTCCTCCGAACCTTGATTGATCCAGATAACTCTGTATCCGGCTGCGAAAAAGACCACGTTCGCAAAAGCCGAACGACCGTCTACCGTCTCACGAGCCGCCACCTTGCCAGCTCTGGTTTTATCCCACTCGTCAAGCCGCTGCTCGATGGCGGCCGCCGGGTCTTCCGACTCGTTCAGAAGTTGATTGATCTGCCCTTGAGAGCTTCCAGCCCATCGAGCCGCGGTCGTTCCGATGTAATCCGCCACGAACTTCTCGAAGCTCTTCACGTCGCTTTCGGACCCGATTTCATCTCTGGCGGCGTCACGGATCGATTCGGCGTAGGCCGTGATGACCGGCGCCATGTTCTCTTTAACTCGTTCGGGCAGATCGTCATAGTAGGCCCGCAACCATCGCTCGAACTCGGACGCGCTTCTCTGGCTCAGGTATTTCCTCACGGCCTGGCGCACGTCGTTGACCTCGCGCCGCACCATTCGCCCTGCGGCATCCTCGAGCAGCCTACGATACTGCTTGCTCAGACGATTGCGAGCCATGACCGCCCGACGCTTGTCCTCGTTGGTGCGATGCTCGTGAGCAGGGTCTTCAATCATGCGTTCCGCCACCGCCGCCGCGGGCGGCAGTTCACTTCCGACCTCGATCATGTTGACCGGCATCCAGAATTTATCTCCGTCCGGCCCGATGGTCTGCTCGTTCTCCTTCCGCAAGACCATGTTGGTATTCAAAAATCCCCACTGTTTTCCAACGGCGTAAGCGTCATACCGGGCCTTGATGTCGCCTCGAAGCAGTCCGTTCAGGTCGAACTCGATGAAGTACCCGGCATCAATCTCATCCTGGCGCAGCAGCCCATAAGTCAGTTCGGTTTCGAACAGCGTTATCCAGGGGCCCATGTGAATGGTCAAAAGCTCAATACTCTGTTGCTCGATGTTGCTCTTGATCGTACCATCCATCTCTTTCAGCAGATAGGCGGGCAAATTGAACCACCGAGCGATCTCGATCACCTGGAATTTTCGCGTTTCAAGAAACTGCGAATCTTCCGGCGATACGCTGATCGGGATGGGCTTCATGTCCTCTTCGAGCAGTAGCAGCCGATGACTCTTGCCGAGGCCCGCGTATTTGTCCGAAAGCTGCTTCTTCAGCGCATCACGCGTATCCTTTTTCAGCGCTTTCGGTGTGCTGACCACGATCCCCGGGTGTGTTCCACTGCCGAACCAGCGTGCTCCGAATTCCTCGGTGGCGAGCGAAAGACCGATGCCCTCGCGCGCGAGCGTGACCACCGAGTAACCCTGAATGCCGTCGAATCCGAAGCCCGGAATGTGCAACATGTTCTCATGCGGAATCTCGACCGGCCCGCCCTGCCGAGGCGTGTACTCATAGACTATTCGCCCATCGCGCTCTTCAAGCCTCATCCGGTCCGGGCGAATCGGGTGTATCTCCGCGATCTGTCCCGCTCCGTTGAACACTCGAAAATTATAACTGTTTCCCCAAGTGCAAACGTGCCCCGCCGCTGCCTGAATCCAGCGGGCCGCAGTCATTCCGGGCATCCCCGCCCGCGGTGGCCGGACTCGTCCGTGGACCACTTGGTACAGAGGGTGACTTGTCGCCTTTTCCTTGCCGTTGTCCGTGGTCCGTCGATACAGATGAAGCGGCAGTTGCATCAGGATACCGCTGATTATAGTCACAGCGTTGAACACCGCCGAATTGTTCATGGCTGAAATTTCATTGACCGTCCGGCCAGCGGCGGTCTCCGATCCGCCACGCACCCAGTCAACAAGCCATTTCTCCGGAGTGGCGATACTCGACCTGATCTCCTGCAGCGTCGGGAAAAGGCTCATCTCTACCCCTTATTTCACGGTCCTGGACAGCCCGGTAATAACCAGCACCAGACCGACAAAGATCAGGGCGGCCCACGGTTTCAGGAGCCAAAGGCCCGCGCCAATCATCGCGATTCCAGTGCCGATTATCGCGTCTCTCTGCACACTTTTCATGCGACAAAAACCTCGTTGCTGTCGTAGGTGCTTTCGGTTTCGTCTTCATTTATCACGGCTCGCCAGAGCGCCATGATCGAGGCGACCACTCCGTCGATCCGTTTGCTCGATGTCATTCGGTCGGGTTTCACCGGCTTGATGTTGCCCGCAGGGTCGGTTGCGATTGTGGCGCAATTCACCATCCAATTCATCACCGGGTTTCCGCCGTGCGCGATCTCAGCCGCCAGCACGCGCCGCTCAAAGTCTTTAGATGCCGGACTCATGCTGAGAAATCCCTGCCGAAACTCAATCATCTTCAGGCCCTGGTCCTGCAGATTGAGCACCACCTGAGAAGCGTTGTACGGGTCGTAGGCTATCTCCTTCAGGTCGTATCGCGCCGCGTCTTCCAACACCTGCGCCTCGATGAACGAGTAGTCGATAACGTTGCCGGGCGTCGCCATGACAAAGCCCTTGTTGATCCAGAGGTCATAAGGCACTCTGTCATGAAGGCATCGCTCGCGAAGCCCATCCTGCGGCAGGAAGAAACGATACAAAAACTGATACAGCCGATCATCGCCCTGGGGTGGAAAGCAGAGCACCCAGGCTGTCAGGTCGTTGACCGTGGACAGGTCCAGACCGCCGTAGCAGGTCCGGCCCCGCAGACCTTCCGCGTTCACCGGGAAGGCGCAGGCATTCCAGCTTTTCTGCGTGATCCATGCGATGACAGCCTCGGTCCACAGATTGAGTCGCTTGGTCTTGAACTCGTTTTGCTTTGTTGGCGACTGGATCGCCTCTCTGCACATCTCCCGAAGGTCACTGAGCTTCAGAGAAACATTCAGATTCGGGTTCGCCTTTATCCAGGTCCGCTCGTCAGTCCAGTCATCGGCCGGCCTGATCGCGTTGCCCTTCTCGTCCTTCTCTTCCTCGTCCAGGGTGTAGATGATTCCGAAGACAGAATCGTCTTCGAACACGCCTTCCAAAATGCTTGTCACGTACTCCCGCTGGATATAGCAGGGACATTGTTTTTCGTAACCGGCGGTCGTGATGACGAACATCATCGGCTGGCGGCGCGAACCCATCGCCGTCCTCAGCACGTCATAAAGCCCACTGTCCGGGTGAGCGTGATACTCGTCGATGATCGCACCGTGGACGTTCAGACCGTCCTCGGTCTTGGAGTCGCGGCCCAACGGCTCGAACTTCGAAGCCGTGTCGATGACATGCAGGTTATCTCGGACAATCCCGATCCGCCGCCGCAGGAAGGGCGAGGACTTCACCATCCGCTCGGCTTCCGCATGAACGATTTTCGCCTGCTTATACTTCGTGGCCGCAGTGTATATCTGAGCGCCAGGCTCTCCGTCAGCATCGAACAGATACAGCCCGACTCCACTTGCCATGCTGCTCTTCCCATTCTTTCGAGCCATGTCGATGTAGACGACCTTGAAGCGCCGAGTCTCTTCCTCTTTCTTCAACCAGCCGAATATCGACCACAGAATGAATTGCTGCCACGGCGAAAGCTCGAACAAACGTCCGGCCCACTCCCCGATGGAGTGATGCAGATACTTGTGGAAGAAATCGATCACATGCCAGGCGGCATCCTCGCTGAAGAAATACGGATACTCCGGATCATTTTCCGCTCTCTCCAGGTCTCGGACATGGCGCTCGACCGCAAGTTTGGTCCACTTGCAGGCCGGGATT
Above is a window of bacterium DNA encoding:
- a CDS encoding terminase large subunit, whose amino-acid sequence is MGRKREHDIAPAMQYAENILSGRIPACKWTKLAVERHVRDLERAENDPEYPYFFSEDAAWHVIDFFHKYLHHSIGEWAGRLFELSPWQQFILWSIFGWLKKEEETRRFKVVYIDMARKNGKSSMASGVGLYLFDADGEPGAQIYTAATKYKQAKIVHAEAERMVKSSPFLRRRIGIVRDNLHVIDTASKFEPLGRDSKTEDGLNVHGAIIDEYHAHPDSGLYDVLRTAMGSRRQPMMFVITTAGYEKQCPCYIQREYVTSILEGVFEDDSVFGIIYTLDEEEKDEKGNAIRPADDWTDERTWIKANPNLNVSLKLSDLREMCREAIQSPTKQNEFKTKRLNLWTEAVIAWITQKSWNACAFPVNAEGLRGRTCYGGLDLSTVNDLTAWVLCFPPQGDDRLYQFLYRFFLPQDGLRERCLHDRVPYDLWINKGFVMATPGNVIDYSFIEAQVLEDAARYDLKEIAYDPYNASQVVLNLQDQGLKMIEFRQGFLSMSPASKDFERRVLAAEIAHGGNPVMNWMVNCATIATDPAGNIKPVKPDRMTSSKRIDGVVASIMALWRAVINEDETESTYDSNEVFVA
- a CDS encoding HK97 family phage prohead protease, giving the protein MPKPNEEKNQIERREIPLQLEIRQNDTGKRVVRGYAAKFNAWSETLGGWYREKIQPGAFANSLKANDVRSFFNHDPNFVIGRMSAGTLSLLEDVEGLFMEAELPDTQWARDLAVSIERGDITGQSFQFRVVAQAWKEPDKGGNQIAERTLIEVDLIEVGPVAVPAYPDTTVALRSLEQYKAERTAQESGGGPDGEQSKGRLSNVWRTKVRCHELNNF
- a CDS encoding phage portal protein, whose product is MSLFPTLQEIRSSIATPEKWLVDWVRGGSETAAGRTVNEISAMNNSAVFNAVTIISGILMQLPLHLYRRTTDNGKEKATSHPLYQVVHGRVRPPRAGMPGMTAARWIQAAAGHVCTWGNSYNFRVFNGAGQIAEIHPIRPDRMRLEERDGRIVYEYTPRQGGPVEIPHENMLHIPGFGFDGIQGYSVVTLAREGIGLSLATEEFGARWFGSGTHPGIVVSTPKALKKDTRDALKKQLSDKYAGLGKSHRLLLLEEDMKPIPISVSPEDSQFLETRKFQVIEIARWFNLPAYLLKEMDGTIKSNIEQQSIELLTIHMGPWITLFETELTYGLLRQDEIDAGYFIEFDLNGLLRGDIKARYDAYAVGKQWGFLNTNMVLRKENEQTIGPDGDKFWMPVNMIEVGSELPPAAAVAERMIEDPAHEHRTNEDKRRAVMARNRLSKQYRRLLEDAAGRMVRREVNDVRQAVRKYLSQRSASEFERWLRAYYDDLPERVKENMAPVITAYAESIRDAARDEIGSESDVKSFEKFVADYIGTTAARWAGSSQGQINQLLNESEDPAAAIEQRLDEWDKTRAGKVAARETVDGRSAFANVVFFAAGYRVIWINQGSEECPYCKQMDGRVIERGGYYLKEGESLDAGEGKLVISGPKTHPQLHQGCDCITAASR
- a CDS encoding phage major capsid protein; the encoded protein is MNERERRLREERARIVARMRELVDKADAEKRDLTADDQAEINKIEARIAVLTTEIELEQRLGKLEGEMHTPVGATPPGPDPGNNGTLQNRTRQQRVSEAIRRFNSGETELRTLAAVHAVVSRGEVLPAEFVEMQSDIFARMVLGEPVSDAEKRALQMDADVFGGFLVMPQQMIQNLIKAVDNEVFVRRYATKYTVPKAESLGVPVLETDMGDPTWTSELKTGNEDNGLSFGKRELHPHPLARLVKISNKLLRASFFNVEGLVIDRLKYKFSTVQENAFFNGSGTNEPLGVMVASPLGIPTSRDVSTDNEQTAITFDGLKEAKYALKSQYWAKARWTFHRDALKQIDKIKDKEDRYQWQPSTVVGQPDRLLNLPMDISEYMPNTFTSGQYVGLLSDWSFYWIADALDMEVQRLVELYATTNQTGLIGRGETDGMPVLSEAFVRVKLAS